A single window of Colletotrichum higginsianum IMI 349063 chromosome 8, whole genome shotgun sequence DNA harbors:
- a CDS encoding Asp/Glu/Hydantoin racemase has protein sequence MAPAGRPTRLLCIVPISTTRMTDDLRRAYGSPSPSSSPSSSPGLEISFLDGRGLADCPPCIENAAQAEQSTRAMLPRVIAHIAAHEPPDGVLVCCFSDHPLVHALRELFGAGTGTVGFGVVPFVTGIFHAALREATEAGGRFGIVTTSRAWGPPLTASVADLGFGGASAGVAPTGLGPLELESLERHVVVDRIVACARPLIDDEATSIILGCAGMTALEGDILRALPPDIRTVDGVRAGIDLLSRLVGETKATLETGAVSRTEDVKMKSICAVQSTEVTSNSEQVLC, from the coding sequence ATGGCCCCCGCCGGGCGTCCGACGAGGCTGCTCTGCATCGTCCCCATCTCCACGACACGCATGACGGACGACCTCCGTCGCGCCTACGGctcaccatcaccgtcatcgtcgccgtcatcgtctccCGGCCTCGAGATATCCTTTctcgacggccgcggcctcgccgacTGCCCGCCCTGCATCGAGAacgccgcccaggccgagcAGTCGACGCGCGCCATGCTCCCGCGCGTCATCGCGCACATCGCCGCCCATGAGCCCCCCGACGGCGTGCTGGTCTGCTGCTTCTCGGACCACCCGCTCGTCCACGCCCTGCGCGAGCtgttcggcgccggcaccggcaccgtcggcttcggcgtcgtccccTTCGTCACGGGCATCTTCCACGCCGCGCTGCGGGAGGCGACGGAAGCCGGCGGGCGGTTCGGCATCGTCACCACGTCGCGGGCATGGGGCCCGCCGTTGACTGCCTCCGTCGCAGATCTCGGGTTCGGCGGGGCCTCGGCCGGCGTGGCGCCGACGGGGCTCGGGCCTCTTGAGCTGGAGAGTCTAGAGCggcatgtcgtcgtcgatcgGATCGTGGCGTGCGCAAGGCCGTtgatcgacgacgaggcgacgaGCATCATCCTCGGCTGCGCCGGCATGACGGCTCTGGAAGGGGACATCTTGCGAGCCCTCCCGCCGGACATCCGGACTGTCGACGGGGTCCGGGCCGGGATCGACTTGTTGTCACGGCTCGTCGGGGAGACAAAGGCTACACTGGAAACGGGAGCAGTATCACGGACGGAGGACGTGAAGATGAAGAGCATATGCGCCGTTCAAAGCACCGAGGTAACGAGCAACAGCGAGCAGGTCCTCTGCTGA
- a CDS encoding Integral membrane protein yields MAFPVVDGVEVMMAPPENYHVNFTNPFKDTATINASYWAFGVEFAVALLFLAQRVYTASFILRKWRSDDYMIVLAWVLTTTAQCLILHCLNQGVLGVHIWEMSVDDAIWETTLIHATTLTVIPGTVLAKLVLCIFYYRLSPVTWYRYALLFTSFITVAAFTAVWFAVQFACTPIEAAWNLRLYTGTNCIDRPPVYMLQAIMGGVTDILLIVLPLPIILRLQMSWKQKAALVAWFCTGLITFGAAVARLVILIPSLKNADTTFILAQGTLWLIVEANLIIICGSLPTFRVFLNHVAPKILGEAAASRRGESGNKTGGASSGGMRYALRTFGSSQPKRRHFDTIDELELGDRPYGSEAKWKAEVNAESLTGGRDRRTSRSEASDEEAIFKTVQRKMDLGDGSDGIFDKDGIVAMQTVSLLQPRYEALYRSSQRDNIHPGEGGRGETVAALSLALYLCPSCLAGPEQLLEKRLWWRFHLAGWD; encoded by the exons ATGGCGTTCCCCGttgtcgacggcgttgaggtgatgatggcgccACCCGAGAACTACCACGTCAACTTTACCAACCCGTTCAAAGACACGGCGACCATCAATGCGAGCTACTGGGCCTTTGGCGTCGAGTTCGCGGTCGCCCTCCTGTTCCTGGCCCAGCGCGTCTACACGGCGTCCTTCATCCTGCGCAAATGGCGAAGCGATGACT ACATGATTGTGCTTGCGTGGGTTCTGACCACGACTGCACAATGCCTCATCCTTCACTGCCTGAACCAAGGCGTGTTGGGAGTCCACATCTGGGAGATGTCGGTTGACGACGCCATATGGGAGACGACG CTCATCCATGCCACGACCCTGACAGTCATCCCAGGCACAGTCCTGGCCAAGCTTGTGCTTTGCATCTTCTACTACCGTCTGTCGCCCGTCACCTGGTACCGATACGCCCTGCTGTTCACATCCTtcatcaccgtcgccgccttcaccgCCGTCTGGTTCGCCGTCCAGTTCGCATGCACCCCGATCGAAGCCGCATGGAACCTCCGACTCTACACCGGCACGAACTGCATCGACCGGCCCCCCGTGTACATGCTGCAGGCCATCATGGGTGGCGTCACCGACATCCTGCTCATCGTCCTCCCGCTGCCCATCATCCTGCGCCTCCAGATGTCGTGGAAGCAGaaggccgccctcgtcgcctggTTCTGCACGGGTCTCATCaccttcggcgccgccgtcgcccgcctcgtcaTCCTGATCCCGAGCCTGAAGAACGCCGACACGACCTTCATCCTGGCCCAGGGAACTCTCTGgctcatcgtcgaggccaacctcatcatcatctgcGGCTCGCTGCCCACCTTCCGCGTCTTCCTCAACCACGTGGCGCCCAAgatcctcggcgaggcggccgccTCCCGCCGCGGGGAGAGCGGCAACAagaccggcggcgccagcTCGGGCGGCATGCGGTACGCACTGCGCACCTTTGGCAGCTCGCAGCCCAAGAGGAGGCACTTTGACACCATTGACGAGCTCGAGTTGGGTGACCGGCCCTACGGCTCCGAGGCGAAGTGGAAGGCCGAGGTCAATGCGGAGAGTCTGACGGGTGGGCGGGACCGGAGGACGAGCCGCTCGGAAGCCAgtgacgaggaggccatATTCAAGACGGTCC AGCGAAAGATggatctcggcgatggcAGCGACGGCATCTTCGACAAAGACGGTATCGTAGCGATGCAAACTGTCAGCCTCCTTCAACCTCGATACGAAGCACTTTACCGGAGCAGTCAAAGGGACAATATTCACCCAGGTgagggcgggcggggggAGACCGTTGCGGCACTCTCCCTTGCGCTCTATCTATGCCCAAGTTGTTTGGCTGGGCCAGAACAACTGCTGGAAAAGCGATTGTGGTGGCGATTTCATCTTGCTGGCTGGGATTAA
- a CDS encoding 6-hydroxy-D-nicotine oxidase → MRSLAVVLGAAAALASLSEAACTNAMSNACCDALEAAGLKVLRPSTEAYETRDTSYFSVSAQLSPYCIVQPTSAEEVALAIVTLKKTQCNWAVRGGGHMTWAGASNIDKGVTLDLGLIKQVEYSPETKIASIGAGALWRDVYSALEPFVVTAPGGRTSTVGVAGFLLGGGNNFFSSEVGLGCDNVVNFQVVLASGDIVDANRETHADLHRALKGGSGNFGVVTRVDMQTVGTVELWGGQVVYPLNTTEQHIAAYVKWVDNIPKYTKGSAVTFWAYSPGAGTVVSAALHDTSNAEWAPAYDDFRAIGPKTADTLRHDSHLNMTVELEEPTGYRQIWITLTGKNDARFIRRAVEAQARFIEGWKATQDADFLNYITFQAMPTLLFRHSVDKGGNALGMDREGGDAILFQMQHMVRSADAEREAWTQLVSMRRELKDYYVAEGIDVEWEYLGYADGAQDPLSTYGPKNIQLLRDVAAKYDPEQVFQKRVPGGFKISNVA, encoded by the exons ATGAGGTCTCTGGCTGTGGTCCTCGGCGCAGCAGCTGCTCTCGCCTCTCTATCTGAAGCCGCCTGCACCAACGCCATGTCCAACGCTTGC TGTGACGCCCTTGAGGCGGCCGGACTCAAGGTCCTTCGCCCGAGCACCGAGGCCTACGAGACTCGGGACACGTCGTACTTCTCCGTGTCGGCGCAGCTGAGCCCGTACTGCATCGTGCAGCCTACCTCTGCCGAGGAGGTTGCCCTGGCTATCGTCACCTTGAAGAAGACGCAATGTAACTGGGCTGTCCGTGGCGGAGGCCACATGACCTGGGCGGGTGCCTCGAACA TTGACAAGGGCGTCACCCTTGACCTGGGTCTGATCAAGCAGGTCGAGTACTCGCCCGAGACGAAGATCGCCAgcatcggcgccggagcGCTCTGGCGCGACGTGTACTCGGCGCTCGAGCCGTTCGTAGTGACGGCGCCCGGCGGCCGCACCTCgaccgtcggcgtcgccggcttcctcctcggcggcggcaacaacttcttcagctccgaggtcggcctcggctgCGACAACGTCGTCAACTTCCAGGTCGTCCTGGCCagcggcgacatcgtcgacgccaacaGGGAGACGCACGCCGACCTGCACCGCGCGCTCAAGGGCGGCTCGGGCAACTTTGGCGTCGTCACGCGCGTCGACATGCAGACCGTCGGCACCGTCGAGCTCTGGGGCGGCCAGGTCGTCTACCCGCTCAACACGACGGAGCAGCACATCGCCGCCTACGTCAAGTGGGTGGACAACATCCCCAAGTACACAAAGGGCTCGGCCGTCACCTTCTGGGCGTACTCGCCCGGCGCGGGCaccgtcgtctcggccgccctCCACGACACCTCCAACGCCGAGTGGGCGCCGGCCTACGACGACTTCCGGGCCATCGGCCCCAAGACCGCGGACACGCTGCGCCACGACAGCCACCTGAACATGacggtcgagctcgaggagccCACGGGCTACCGCCAGATCTGGATCACGCTGACGGGCAAGAACGACGCCCGCTTCATCcggcgcgccgtcgaggcccagGCGCGGTTCATCGAGGGCTGGAAGGCGACCCAGGACGCCGACTTCCTCAACTACATCACCTTCCAGGCCATGCCGACGCTGCTCTTCCGCCACTCGGTCGACAAGGGCGGCAACGCGCTGGGCATGGACCGCGAGGGGGGCGACGCCATCCTGTTCCAGATGCAGCACATGGTCCGctccgccgacgccgagaggGAGGCCTGGACGCAGCTCGTCTCCATGCGGAGGGAGCTGAAGGACTACTacgtcgccgagggcatcgacgtcgagtGGGAGTACCTCGGgtacgccgacggcgcccaggACCCCCTGAGCACCTACGGCCCGAAGAACATCCAGCTGCTCAGGGATGTTGCGGCCAAGTACGACCCCGAGCAGGTTTTCCAGAAGAGGGTTCCCGGCGGCTTCAAGATCTCCAACGTTGCTTAG
- a CDS encoding NCS1 nucleoside transporter, whose product MAGGLTALVRRVQVARETDVATTAYMNRDTRPLPPHRRTYGPWQFVGLWVVTGSFNIGGWTTGSSLIALGLNVWQAMLTVVVGHCIVGVICVLAGAPGAKWHIGFSILQKASWGMRGALFPLVQRIVLSFIWYSTQVYWGGQCVRTFISSMAPSFSQSLNTPLADGTMTTADFVGFILFSLLCLPLIYVRPERYHVPFAVAACTVIPTVLALLVWCVATAGGAGPMVSDITATAGVEQARGARLGWMLALGVCTNIGGISTHIFSQSDFTRFARRPRDQLVSQLLFVPFNTIFVALAGIVCTSCAAQLFPGTHGTLVWEPYRFLDALQAHYGHSPGARAAVFFASLAFILAQLGIAVAENALSNGIDLSALLPRFFNLRRGGYLTAALAFVMQPWQLMNGASKFLTVMGGYGVFLGSMTGVMFADYYLVRARRLKLTHLYEATPGSVYWFRGGVNWRAAVSWTLGTFCLLPGFVQRVRDPAVEVAGWSHLYYLAWPLGCTLAGATYWLLHGAFPVEDPRAVDDADYFGTFGPAETTGVQVLDGREQTPSKASAEVGEDKIA is encoded by the coding sequence ATGGCCGGCGGGTTGACGGCCCTCGTCCGGCGCGTGCAGGTCGCCCGCGAGACGGACGTGGCCACGACGGCCTACATGAACCGCGACACCCGGCCGCTCCCGCCGCACCGCCGCACCTATGGGCCGTGGCAGTTCGTCGGCCTCTGGGTCGTCACGGGCTCCTTCAACATCGGCGGCTGGACGACAGGCTCCTCgctcatcgccctcggcctcaaCGTCTGGCAGGCCATGCtgaccgtcgtcgtcggccactgcatcgtcggcgtcatctgcgtgctcgccggcgccccGGGGGCCAAGTGGCACATCGGcttctccatcctccaaAAGGCCAGCTGGGGCATGCGCGGCGCCCTGTTCCCGCTCGTCCAGCGCATCGTGCTCTCCTTCATCTGGTACTCGACCCAGGTCTACTGGGGCGGCCAGTGCGTGCGGACCTTCATCTCGTCCATGGCGCCCTCCTTCAGCCAGAGCCTCAACACGCCGCTGGCCGACGGCACCATGACGACCGCCGACTTTGTCggcttcatcctcttctccctTCTCTGTCTGCCGCTCATCTACGTCCGCCCAGAGCGCTACCACGTGcccttcgccgtcgccgcctgcaCCGTCATCCCGACCGTCCTCGCGCTGCTCGTGTGGTGCGTCgccacggccggcggcgcggggccGATGGTCTCCGACATcacggcgacggccggcgtcgagcaggccCGGGGCGCCCGGCTCGGCTGGATGCTGGCGCTGGGCGTGTGCACCAacatcggcggcatcagCACGCACATCTTCAGCCAGTCCGACTTCACCCGCTTCgcccggcggccgcgcgACCAGCTCGTCTCGCAGCTGCTCTTCGTGCCCTTCAACaccatcttcgtcgccctcgccggcatcgtctgCACCTCGTGCGCCGCCCAGCTGTTCCCGGGCACCCACGGCACGCTCGTGTGGGAGCCCTACcgcttcctcgacgccctgcaGGCGCACTACGGCCACTCGCCCGGCGCGAgggccgccgtcttcttcgcgAGCCTGGCCTTCATCCTGGCCcagctcggcatcgccgtcgccgagaacgCGCTGTCCAACGGCATCGACCTGTCGGCCCTGCTGCCGCGCTTCTTCAAcctgcgccgcggcggctACCTGACGGCggccctcgccttcgtcaTGCAGCCGTGGCAGCTGATGAACGGCGCGAGCAAGTTCCTGACCGTCATGGGCGGCTacggcgtcttcctcggctCCATGACGGGCGTCATGTTCGCCGACTACTACCTCGTgcgcgcccgccgcctcaaGCTGACGCACCTGTACGAGGCCACGCCCGGGAGCGTCTACTGGttccgcggcggcgtcaactggcgcgccgccgtctcctgGACGCTGGGCACCTTCTGTCTGCTGCCGGGCTTCGTGCAGCGCGTGAGGgacccggccgtcgaggtggcGGGCTGGTCTCACCTGTACTACCTCGCCTGGCCGCTGGGGTGCACGCTGGCCGGCGCGACGTACTGGCTCCTGCACGGCGCGTTCCCCGTCGAGGACCCGCGCGCCGTGGACGATGCCGACTACTTTGGCACCTTTgggccggccgagacgacggggGTGCAGGTGCTCGACGGCCGGGAGCAGACGCCGTCCAAGGCCTCGGCCGAGGTGGGCGAGGACAAGATAGCGTAG
- a CDS encoding C6 transcription factor, which yields MGENQGDENQQNGEARRHSEPAIKRRRITKACDFCHRRGRKCKPVPEGTGAGAGASPGGTPSCLTCIEHGATCTWNRVAAKRGVKSKTSPSSSVNNSGSHKQTYSCDDGDGDGDGERWFYDESRHGSRGLVSRLIAIFFDTVYPVFPFFDEASLLREWDSTSLSSSRASFARLMAICALSSCHVRDGAVFDPAAAPAPLRPEHHRAYMEDAQRAVPESNRDIGGGEAFDYLQVLGTLSLAATQLKDDPLFHECMGRYHTLVAQHTFHFETRWPAHLTYPEKHVRRQFFWSMYRLEVHAALIDGHVIRCPELQCAVAYPQQVDGLAGIIDASAQTEKTRFRRGSWLTGWNYITDLYRVLEHVIVRMRKDRLKALDRGPIEHEPLMPPIDGLLEKVLEKKGNLPPYATHAFPASHDVEANLCGFQVANIACTFQLLRMAAFACHDKFEEACGAALELIQEITAVPVEYLRAIGNPMLQELAGVAHLLSSFITRQLIDWQYYKLREVMASMATFLQSLAPSLPSASLAGARIFQYIHKLEEILVRQSQPAPPAAVAPIVHPPTSEMVREPGALGLMPQQQQQQLQQQQQQQQQQQQQQQQQQQPHQQHPHHQPHPNRQPHPHLPPQQGLLEQYALPNTAFYNFQTDFIGNMWTNAFNDSAEIDWASAIESWGTT from the exons ATGGGCGAGAACCAGGGCGACGAGAACCAACAGAACGGAGAGGCGCGGCGGCACAGCGAGCCCGCCATCAAGCGCCGCCGCATCACCAAGGCCTGCGACTTTTGCCACCGCCGCGGCAGGAAATGCAAGCCCGTGCCCGAAGGgaccggtgccggtgccggtgcgaGTCCCGGCGGCACGCCGAGCTGCCTGACGTGCATCGAACACGGCGCGACGTGCACGTGGAaccgcgtcgccgccaagagGGGCGTCAAGTCCaagacgtcgccgtcgtcgtcggtcaaCAACAGCGGCAGCCACAAGCAGACGTACTCCtgtgacgacggcgacggtgacggcgacggcgagaggTGGTTCTACGACGAGAGCCGCCACGGCAGCCGGGGCCTCGTCTCGCGCCTCATTGCCATCTTTTTCGATACGGTATATCCAGT ATTCCCCTTCTTCGACGAGGCCTCCCTCCTCCGAGAGTGGGACAGCACCAGCCTGTCGTCGAGCCGGGCCTCGTTCGCACGCCTCATGGCCATCTGCGCCCTCAGCTCGTGCCACGTCCgggacggcgccgtcttcgacccggcggcggcgccggccccgcTCCGGCCGGAGCACCACCGGGCGTACATGGAAGACGCCCAGCGCGCGGTGCCGGAGAGCAACCGcgacatcggcggcggcgaagccttCGACTACCTCCAGGTGCTCGGCACGCTgtcgctggcggcgacgcaGCTCAAGGACGACCCCCTCTTCCACGAGTGCATGGGGCGGTACCACACGCTGGTCGCCCAGCACACCTTTCACTTCGAGACGCGCTGGCCGGCGCACCTGACGTACCCGGAGAAGCACGTCCGGCGCCAGTTTTTCTGGTCCATGTACCGCCTCGAGGTCCACGCCGCCCTCATCGACGGCCACGTCATCCGCTGCCCGGAGCTGCAGTGCGCCGTCGCCTACCCGCAGcaggtcgacggcctcgccggcatcatcgACGCCTCGGCGCAGACGGAGAAGACGCGCTTCCGCCGCGGCAGCTGGCTCACGGGCTGGAACTACATCACCGACCTGTACCGCGTGCTGGAGCACGTCATCGTGCGCATGCGCAAGGACCGGCTCAAGGCGCTGGACCGCGGCCCCATCGAACACGAGCCGCTGATGCCCCCGATCGACGGTCTGCTCGAGAAGGtgctggagaagaagggcaaccTGCCGCCGTACGCCACGCACGCGTTCCCGGCGTCTCACGACGTCGAGGCGAACCTGTGCGGGTTCCAGGTGGCCAACATAGCGTGTACCTTCCAG ctGCTCCGGATGGCCGCCTTTGCCTGCCACGACAAGTTCGAGGAAGCCTGCGGCGCCGCTCTTGAACTGATACAGGAGATCACCGCCGTGCCCGTGGAATACCTGCGCGCAATAGGCAACCCAATG CTACAAGAGCTGGCCGGCGTCGCTCACCTGCTGAGCAGCTTCATCACGCGGCAGCTGATCGACTGGCAGTACTACAAGCTCCGTGAAGTCAT GGCGTCCATGGCAACCTTCCTCCAAAGCCTCGCTCCCTCGCTCCCGTCGGCCAGCCTGGCCGGTGCGAGGATCTTCCAGTACATACACAAACTGGAGGAGATACTCGTGCGACAGAGCCAGCCAGCACCACCGGCGGCCGTTGCTCCCATCGTACACCCTCCCACCTCGGAGATGGTCCGAGAACCGGGGGCTTTGGGTCTGATGccgcagcaacagcaacagcaactgcagcagcagcagcaacaacaacaacaacaacaacaacaacagcaacagcaacaacaaccacatcaacaacatccaCATCATCAACCACATCCAAATCGACAACCACATCCTCACCTCCCGCCGCAGCAAGGCTTGCTCGAGCAGTACGCGCTGCCCAACACGGCGTTTTACAACTTCCAGACGGACTTTATCGGGAACATGTGGACCAACGCGTTCAACGATTCGGCCGAGATTGACTGGGCCAGCGCCATTGAGAGCTGGGGGACCACTTGA